The DNA window gggaggaggaggttaAGTTGATATAGATGCAGCAGCTAATGTATGGTTaggtggaggaggagttcATCCTGTTCATGCTCTTGAGGAAGGAGCCGCTCTTGGTGATCTCGCGGAGCGGCTTGTTGGTGAAGCGGATGAGGTTGTAGGCCCAGGCTCCGGCCACCGCTCCGGCGACCGGGCCGACGATGTACACCCAGATCGACCTGTACTCGCTCCCGATCAGCGCCGGCCCCACGCTCCTCGCCGGGTTCATCGACGCCCCGGAGATTGGCCTGAAATATATTCAGcaagaacaaaatatatgaaatgttTTATGAGTGTATTAGCGAGTGATcttaagaagaagaagaattacTAGGGTGGAGCAAAATTCGATAGCTCTACGATTTTTCTCCACGGCTAAAATTCAGGAGTTGGAATCATACCAAAAAGTTTCTTAAGATATGAGAGTTTGAGAGCaagtgaaaaagaaagaaaaatattacataatCCAAGATAGATCATGCGCAttagataataataaattaagtattactttctttatttcaaaatattagaCGCAAATATACGTAACACAAGAATATATGAAAGAGTTATAACCACCtctcatatataattaagaggagagagatacaTACGTCACACCTTATACGCCGGggcaaacagaaaaaatggtccaagtcttatattttagaactgatcagatatatattttaaacttaaaaaataaattaatgtggTTTTCAAATTAAGTTGTTAATAGttttctttatataaaaaagataaatatttaacgaTTCAAAAAACATGCACACGCGACCACATGAGCTTAATTACCTCCCTCCCCAAACGGGAGGACGCGTCATTAACACCGGTAGAGCGGAGCGAAGTTAAGCAGAGGAGCAATTTTACCTTCTCTGAGAAAATGATACCACTGTTATGTACACGAGGGTGAGAGAAATCACAAGGTTGAAGGTGGAGGTAGCGAAGTAATTAAGGTCACATTTAATGGTAGGTGCAGCgcagtggagtggagtggcGATCTGCTGCACCAACCAACAACCGCGCAGCAAAGCAATACATgcatagcagcagcagcagattgGATCGGTTTCATTCAAAGCCGGCGATGCATGGCGGTGCCTTGCCTGCTGCTGCGATCCGAATTTATTATTGGCTTGCATTTCATGGCTGCCTCCATCAAAAACCAAACGCTCCTCTCATGTTCCTAGTACTAGCTAGCGAAAAGGACGGCCACATCTAGTCTGAATCTGACCCTTTCCCAGTTTCTCTTTTCTCGGTTTTGACTGGAACACAATGTGTTACTGCTACCAAACcactttaattaatttcttggaATATTTAAAAGAGGGTTTTGAaagattctttcttttttcctttgggCCTCTAGATCCTGTTTGAAATGCAATCTATTTGCTTGATTACGGTAAACACTTGGGGTTATGTgtggaaaaataaacatagtgATTGGTTATATACTTACCCAGCGATTAGCACGTTAAGCAGGATGGTTGCACCAACGGCCAGCCCTGCCAGCTCCCCGATCTGCATGGATGCAATTAACCAACACAATTATCACTTGAGAATTCATATGTATTAGGATTATCTATTACCCATAATTAGCTAATCAGTAATAAGTTAATCACGTAGATTTGTAATCAACAATATAATTTGTAGCTAGGcctattcaaaatttcaaaaaaatcgaATTGGTTCATGGaaaaatcctatatttttttttgtgtttgatATTTGGGTAGTAGGGTAGGGTGCGTACGGCTCGGTTGTCGGTGGCGACGCCGGAGATGACGAACATGAGGTAGAAGGTGATGATGAACTCGAGGACGAGCGACTGGACGTCGGAGCCGGCGGGGAGGGTGCCGGGGAAGTGCTCGTGGCGGCCGCCGAACATGAGGCGGAGCGTGCCGCTGGCGAGCGTGGCGCCCAGCATCTGCGCCAGCACGTACGCCGGCACCTGCCGCCACGGGAACCGCCGGCACGTCGCGAACGCCAGCGTCACCGCCGGGTTGAAGTGCGCGCCGGAGATGTGCCCGACGGCGTacaccatcaccatcaccGCCAGCCCCCACACGATCGCCACCCCCGGGAACGTGATCTGCCCGTTCTTGCTCTGGTTGATCGTCACCGCCCCGCACCCGGCGAAGATC is part of the Oryza brachyantha chromosome 2, ObraRS2, whole genome shotgun sequence genome and encodes:
- the LOC102704393 gene encoding aquaporin NIP1-1 — translated: MAGGGDTNGSSANEQRAMEEGGKQEEFTDQGCSLAVSVPFIQKIIAEIFGTYFLIFAGCGAVTINQSKNGQITFPGVAIVWGLAVMVMVYAVGHISGAHFNPAVTLAFATCRRFPWRQVPAYVLAQMLGATLASGTLRLMFGGRHEHFPGTLPAGSDVQSLVLEFIITFYLMFVISGVATDNRAIGELAGLAVGATILLNVLIAGPISGASMNPARSVGPALIGSEYRSIWVYIVGPVAGAVAGAWAYNLIRFTNKPLREITKSGSFLKSMNRMNSSST